From Pseudovibrio sp. Tun.PSC04-5.I4, a single genomic window includes:
- a CDS encoding MFS transporter, with protein MRQFLLPIASLLLGSAFLFFAGGVTGMLLPLRGTFEGFSSFTLGLLGTGWAIGYVSGCLTVPKVVQRAGHIRAFGVMATLACLSVLASSLFVTPIAWVVFRSVAGFAFAGAAMIVESWLTERSDPSNRGVIFGTYTMVNLAATTCGQVVLSLGPISGFEFFVIAAMFYVVAMIPTAVTKTPAPAPLAQVKLDLKRLWRNSPVAVVAVTLTGVSNGSFGTLAAVYGDKIGLPIASITLFVSSSILAGAFAQVPIGMISDRTDRRFVVVALALVALAADSVFLFADTSNASIAITSAVIFGAAIYTFHPVLVAHANDHADAGDAMQTSGGLLLMLGIGSMAGPLIGGVLMGIFGPTGLFMTTLGAHALILAFTLWRLTQRSAVADSEKSVFVPSAPTRTATPQTIILSDEEVAKEMEVDDLQEQGAT; from the coding sequence ATGCGTCAGTTTTTGCTTCCTATCGCCTCTTTGCTTCTTGGTTCCGCCTTCTTGTTTTTCGCTGGCGGTGTAACCGGCATGCTTTTGCCGCTTCGTGGTACGTTTGAGGGTTTCTCCTCGTTTACTCTGGGTCTGCTTGGTACAGGTTGGGCCATCGGTTATGTGAGCGGGTGCCTAACTGTTCCTAAGGTCGTGCAACGTGCCGGGCATATTCGGGCCTTTGGTGTAATGGCGACACTGGCCTGTCTTTCTGTGCTTGCATCTTCGTTGTTTGTGACGCCAATCGCCTGGGTTGTTTTCAGGTCTGTTGCCGGGTTTGCGTTTGCAGGTGCGGCCATGATTGTGGAGAGCTGGCTGACTGAACGCTCTGACCCAAGTAACCGCGGTGTGATTTTTGGCACCTACACAATGGTCAATCTTGCTGCGACCACGTGTGGGCAGGTTGTTCTTTCTCTTGGTCCAATCAGCGGTTTTGAGTTCTTTGTCATTGCGGCAATGTTCTATGTTGTGGCCATGATCCCAACAGCGGTCACCAAAACGCCCGCTCCTGCACCGCTTGCTCAGGTGAAACTGGATCTGAAGCGTCTTTGGCGGAACTCTCCTGTCGCGGTGGTTGCTGTTACTTTGACCGGTGTTTCCAATGGCAGCTTTGGAACGCTTGCTGCGGTGTACGGCGATAAAATAGGACTGCCAATTGCCAGCATTACGCTCTTTGTGAGTTCGTCCATCTTGGCCGGTGCCTTTGCGCAGGTGCCGATTGGCATGATCTCGGACAGGACAGATCGTCGTTTTGTCGTGGTTGCACTTGCCCTTGTGGCCCTTGCTGCCGATAGCGTCTTCCTGTTTGCAGACACCAGCAACGCAAGCATAGCCATTACATCCGCCGTTATATTCGGCGCAGCCATTTACACCTTCCACCCTGTGCTTGTTGCCCATGCGAACGACCATGCGGATGCGGGGGATGCCATGCAGACCAGTGGTGGTTTGTTGTTGATGTTGGGTATCGGCTCCATGGCTGGGCCGCTTATCGGCGGTGTGTTGATGGGTATATTCGGGCCTACTGGGTTGTTCATGACCACCTTGGGGGCACATGCTCTTATTCTGGCCTTTACACTCTGGCGTCTCACACAACGTTCTGCAGTGGCTGACAGCGAAAAGAGTGTGTTTGTGCCTTCTGCTCCGACCCGAACAGCGACCCCGCAAACGATTATTCTGTCGGATGAAGAAGTGGCTAAAGAAATGGAAGTGGATGACTTGCAAGAACAGGGAGCCACTTGA
- a CDS encoding HpcH/HpaI aldolase/citrate lyase family protein — protein MVDFHHMFSAYGLGATLYVPIIHHKVPDILTGRTNSPASSVVLCLEDALAESDVERAVGTLRELLPQINQSSDLRVFVRPRSLSMGHRLASFKNIDRIEGFVAPKVRPDTTADWMQLVSSAGLAIMPTLESADYFDPGCIVAFRDVLSDYDHRLVSAVRLGGNDFLGALGLRRERGMTSWEGPLGWVLSMCSSMLISAGYPVAAPVFDIIDDPDTLRREVQRDVAAGFVSKTVIHPCQVPIIVEGMKVSEQELQQAKAIIEKDALAVFQIGGAMCEPATHSNWARRVLARERIFGCKSASSPGIPMRVCV, from the coding sequence ATGGTTGATTTCCACCACATGTTCTCAGCATACGGTCTCGGCGCTACACTTTATGTGCCGATCATCCATCACAAAGTACCAGATATCCTTACTGGCAGGACAAATAGTCCAGCCTCTTCTGTTGTTCTTTGTCTCGAAGATGCGCTTGCAGAAAGTGATGTTGAACGTGCAGTAGGGACACTGCGTGAGCTTCTTCCTCAAATTAACCAGAGTTCAGACCTTCGAGTTTTTGTTCGTCCGAGATCGCTGAGCATGGGACATCGTTTGGCATCCTTCAAAAACATAGACCGAATTGAAGGGTTCGTTGCGCCAAAGGTGCGTCCGGATACAACAGCTGATTGGATGCAGTTGGTCTCCTCTGCGGGATTGGCCATCATGCCTACACTGGAGTCTGCCGACTATTTTGATCCAGGCTGCATTGTAGCCTTTAGAGATGTCCTAAGCGATTATGATCACAGGCTTGTTTCTGCAGTCCGCCTTGGCGGCAATGACTTCCTGGGAGCGCTGGGTCTACGCCGGGAACGTGGGATGACATCTTGGGAGGGGCCACTTGGATGGGTGCTTTCAATGTGCTCGTCTATGCTGATTTCTGCCGGGTATCCCGTTGCTGCTCCCGTGTTCGATATTATCGACGATCCGGACACCTTAAGACGTGAAGTTCAGCGCGATGTAGCTGCGGGTTTCGTGTCAAAAACGGTTATCCATCCATGTCAGGTTCCCATAATAGTTGAAGGCATGAAAGTATCTGAGCAGGAGTTGCAGCAAGCAAAGGCAATTATCGAAAAGGACGCCTTAGCCGTTTTTCAAATTGGTGGTGCAATGTGTGAACCTGCTACTCACAGCAACTGGGCCCGGCGAGTTCTCGCTCGTGAACGCATTTTTGGCTGCAAATCCGCTTCTTCACCCGGCATTCCGATGCGCGTGTGTGTGTAG
- a CDS encoding ChbG/HpnK family deacetylase codes for MRLVADDYAYTSEISKSILYLLENERIQGTSCMVVTQAWKKDVGALKALKERKPELQIGLHITMTGDWLKPCGNALDWPVFPTMLQLLLKSHLGMLSTSKIEEEISSQIRLFVADFGQLPDFVDGHEHVHLFPQIRKACVSALHAACFTGWVRQCGGPLKGVLKRPFRVKSLFLNYLSWSFKRAADRNGISYNQDFAGIYDFSLESDFTNLLQTWRETATDDSVCMCHPGVAQSSSNTPDPIADSRERELRVLSGAARH; via the coding sequence ATGCGCTTGGTAGCTGACGATTACGCCTACACCTCCGAAATCAGCAAGAGCATTTTGTATCTGCTGGAAAATGAGAGGATACAGGGCACCTCCTGTATGGTTGTCACACAGGCTTGGAAGAAAGATGTTGGAGCGCTCAAGGCCTTAAAGGAGCGCAAGCCGGAACTCCAGATCGGGCTGCATATTACCATGACGGGTGATTGGCTTAAACCATGCGGAAACGCTCTGGATTGGCCCGTCTTCCCAACGATGTTGCAGTTGCTGCTGAAGTCCCATCTGGGGATGTTAAGCACATCGAAGATTGAGGAAGAAATATCCTCTCAGATCCGATTGTTTGTTGCAGATTTTGGGCAACTCCCGGATTTTGTTGACGGTCACGAACACGTCCATCTGTTCCCGCAAATCCGCAAGGCGTGTGTATCGGCACTGCATGCAGCTTGTTTTACGGGATGGGTGCGCCAGTGTGGTGGTCCGTTAAAGGGCGTTTTGAAGCGGCCTTTCCGTGTTAAGTCCTTGTTCCTGAATTACCTCAGTTGGTCTTTCAAGAGAGCAGCAGATCGCAATGGAATAAGCTACAATCAGGACTTTGCAGGCATCTACGACTTCTCGCTAGAAAGTGACTTCACAAACCTGCTGCAAACTTGGCGGGAAACCGCAACAGATGACAGCGTGTGCATGTGTCACCCAGGCGTTGCACAGTCCTCCTCCAACACACCAGATCCAATAGCAGACTCCAGAGAACGCGAATTGCGTGTTCTTTCCGGTGCAGCGCGTCACTAA
- a CDS encoding ATP-binding cassette domain-containing protein yields MSIVLSNVSSGYEGFSLKSIGLTIQTGSYAALIGPNGCGKSTLLKTIGQINKLKSGCITVDGEDVHRLPAKTVARKIAFLPQSPVVPTGISVEQLVGYGRAPHQSLLGIRSRQDVEIVQDALHTSGLDAFKDRALKDLSGGQRQRAFIAMCLAQDTPYIMLDEPTSYLDIRYQYETLDLLQKLNEEGRTVVVVLHDIAQASRYADHLVVMRDGGIYAEGGPNEIVSPSLVHAVYDIKTSVYADPVSSTPVVTPLRAG; encoded by the coding sequence ATGAGCATCGTTCTTTCTAACGTGTCTTCCGGATATGAAGGCTTTTCGCTTAAGAGCATTGGCTTGACGATCCAAACGGGCAGTTATGCTGCATTGATCGGCCCAAATGGTTGCGGAAAATCAACACTGCTGAAGACCATCGGGCAGATCAATAAATTGAAGAGCGGATGCATCACTGTTGATGGTGAAGATGTTCATCGCTTGCCTGCAAAAACCGTTGCACGCAAGATTGCCTTTTTACCGCAGAGCCCTGTGGTTCCAACTGGCATTAGCGTGGAGCAACTGGTTGGATATGGCCGCGCACCGCACCAATCCCTTCTTGGCATTCGTAGCAGACAGGATGTGGAGATTGTGCAGGACGCTTTGCACACCTCTGGCCTTGATGCTTTCAAAGACAGAGCCCTGAAGGACCTGTCCGGCGGTCAACGTCAGCGGGCGTTTATTGCAATGTGTCTGGCACAGGATACGCCTTACATTATGCTCGATGAGCCTACCAGTTATCTGGATATTCGCTACCAATACGAAACGCTGGATCTGCTGCAAAAGCTGAATGAAGAAGGCAGGACGGTTGTTGTTGTGCTGCATGATATTGCGCAGGCCTCCCGTTATGCAGATCATCTTGTGGTAATGCGCGATGGCGGGATTTACGCAGAGGGCGGGCCCAATGAAATTGTCAGCCCCTCCCTCGTCCATGCAGTCTATGACATAAAGACGAGCGTATATGCGGACCCGGTTTCCAGCACACCCGTGGTAACGCCGCTCCGGGCCGGGTAA
- a CDS encoding iron ABC transporter permease: MPFLAMYWSLMGVALLCGAALSLATGGRQDIGFYQVLGAIFSQLDEQSLTVLRDIRVPRTLIAALIGANLSLAGLLLQATTRNPLSSPSILGINQGAALGIAIGLVFPSLMIFNVDTMAVLGAALAGGVTLTLAGGFKGTLSALRLILSGVAVSAFAFALVRFTFTLDDELARSIILWTTGDISDVRWKQASPLLLWCVGGSVITFFMSHKLNLMALGEAASKGLGSDPRFTLFLGILLAAILTGVSVATAGPVMFVGLIIPHLCRAAFGTDHRVLVPAVIVGGASLMLMADGVSKLINFPEETAVGVVSALIGAPYFLYLTITAKEID, translated from the coding sequence ATGCCTTTCCTTGCCATGTACTGGAGCCTAATGGGGGTAGCGTTGCTTTGTGGAGCGGCGCTCTCCCTTGCCACAGGTGGCCGACAAGATATTGGCTTTTATCAAGTTTTGGGCGCGATCTTTTCCCAACTTGATGAGCAGAGCCTTACTGTCCTGCGCGATATCCGCGTCCCGCGTACTCTCATCGCCGCCTTGATTGGCGCGAACCTGAGCCTTGCCGGACTGTTGTTGCAGGCGACAACCCGCAATCCGCTTTCCTCTCCTTCCATTTTGGGGATCAATCAGGGCGCGGCTCTTGGCATTGCCATTGGGTTGGTGTTCCCGTCCTTGATGATTTTCAACGTGGACACGATGGCCGTGCTTGGCGCTGCCCTTGCCGGAGGGGTAACGCTTACCCTTGCTGGCGGCTTTAAAGGAACATTGAGCGCTCTGCGGCTTATCCTTTCCGGCGTGGCCGTAAGTGCCTTTGCGTTTGCACTGGTGCGCTTTACGTTTACGCTGGATGACGAGCTTGCCCGGTCCATCATTCTATGGACCACGGGCGATATCTCCGATGTGCGTTGGAAGCAGGCGAGCCCGCTGTTGCTTTGGTGTGTTGGTGGAAGCGTGATCACGTTTTTCATGTCCCACAAACTCAACCTGATGGCGCTTGGAGAGGCTGCCTCCAAAGGGCTTGGATCAGACCCACGCTTTACATTGTTTCTTGGTATTTTACTGGCTGCAATTTTGACCGGTGTTTCTGTTGCAACTGCCGGACCAGTCATGTTTGTTGGTCTTATCATTCCGCATTTGTGCCGCGCTGCGTTTGGAACAGACCACCGCGTTCTTGTTCCGGCCGTTATTGTTGGCGGGGCTTCGCTTATGCTGATGGCCGATGGTGTTTCCAAACTCATCAACTTTCCCGAGGAGACCGCTGTTGGCGTTGTCTCTGCCTTGATTGGTGCGCCCTACTTCCTTTACCTCACGATCACCGCCAAGGAGATTGATTGA
- a CDS encoding Fe(3+) dicitrate ABC transporter substrate-binding protein, translating into MKNNMITAVVAGAISAMLSFNASARDVKHELGTTTVPDQPQRIVVLEFSFVDALAAVGVVPVGIADDKKRERISSAYTDKIGEDWVSVGTRKTPSLEVIASLNPDLIIADKTRHTAAYDTLSEIAPTVVFDSLGGDYPSAIAQLETIGAAVGKPDEMKARVDAHKAKIAEIGAQFKDAGNYKIQFGVANAKGLWLHSPVSYNGSLLKSFGFTSGMAPTEGAVYESNYVKTSLEQLSTVNPDILILGRYANPSFADGWKGEALYEGITAVKNNRVFYVEAHVWSRLRGMVAAETTARDLLNIMKQVQN; encoded by the coding sequence ATGAAAAACAACATGATAACTGCTGTGGTTGCGGGTGCGATTTCTGCAATGCTGTCTTTCAACGCCTCAGCACGGGACGTGAAACATGAGCTCGGAACCACCACGGTTCCAGATCAGCCGCAGCGTATTGTTGTTTTGGAATTTAGCTTTGTTGACGCCTTGGCGGCGGTTGGTGTTGTTCCGGTTGGTATAGCCGATGACAAGAAGCGTGAGCGTATCAGCAGCGCTTATACTGATAAGATCGGGGAGGACTGGGTTTCCGTTGGCACGCGCAAGACACCAAGCCTTGAGGTGATTGCCTCTCTCAACCCTGATCTGATCATCGCGGATAAAACCCGTCATACTGCTGCTTACGATACCCTCTCCGAGATCGCACCAACTGTTGTATTTGACAGCCTTGGCGGTGATTACCCTTCTGCGATTGCTCAGCTGGAAACGATTGGCGCTGCCGTTGGCAAACCGGATGAGATGAAAGCTCGCGTTGATGCCCATAAGGCGAAAATCGCTGAGATTGGTGCGCAGTTTAAGGATGCAGGCAACTACAAGATTCAGTTTGGTGTGGCAAATGCCAAAGGCCTGTGGTTGCACTCACCGGTTTCTTATAATGGTTCACTGCTGAAGAGCTTTGGCTTTACCAGCGGCATGGCACCAACGGAAGGGGCGGTTTACGAATCCAACTACGTGAAGACCTCTCTGGAGCAGCTCTCCACTGTGAACCCTGACATTCTCATTTTGGGCCGCTATGCAAATCCATCCTTCGCTGATGGCTGGAAGGGTGAAGCCCTTTATGAAGGTATCACCGCAGTTAAAAACAACAGGGTCTTCTATGTTGAGGCGCATGTCTGGTCTCGTCTGCGGGGCATGGTAGCAGCTGAAACGACAGCGCGCGACCTGCTGAACATCATGAAACAAGTTCAGAACTGA
- a CDS encoding glycosyltransferase family 2 protein: MSENTLTLAVPVFNESESLEVFHQRLGAAAEKLIRDFGLKVEILYVDDGSSDGSVDIINRLPSGSFSVKTICFSRNFGKEATLVAAIEGCKKGAIVFLDSDGQHPPEMLPEFVRRWKVDGNDVVYAVHNKRQDHPIKQKMVGIFYRLINAGSRFEIPANAADYKLLSPRALEALKSCQERVRFFKGLSTWIGFKQSAIEYEPEARISGTTKWNFLKLLSLSSEGIISFSTVPLRATMFVGVAIAIPASLYGVWIVLSALLLGNDVPGYSSLFTATVFLGGLQLILLGVVGEYVGHMLRELKDRPIYIVADESSQPAKTPEVADALGS; the protein is encoded by the coding sequence ATGAGTGAGAACACGTTAACGCTCGCGGTTCCTGTTTTTAACGAGTCTGAATCCTTGGAAGTTTTTCACCAGCGTCTTGGGGCCGCTGCAGAGAAACTCATCCGCGATTTTGGACTTAAAGTTGAAATCCTCTATGTGGATGACGGCAGCAGTGATGGCAGCGTAGACATTATAAACCGTCTGCCAAGCGGGTCTTTCAGCGTAAAGACGATCTGTTTCAGCCGGAATTTTGGCAAGGAAGCTACACTTGTTGCTGCAATCGAAGGCTGCAAAAAAGGTGCGATCGTCTTCCTTGATAGCGATGGCCAGCACCCACCAGAGATGCTTCCTGAGTTCGTGCGTCGTTGGAAGGTAGACGGCAATGATGTCGTTTACGCCGTTCACAACAAGCGTCAAGACCATCCCATCAAACAAAAGATGGTTGGCATTTTCTATCGTCTGATCAACGCGGGCAGCCGCTTTGAAATCCCTGCCAATGCTGCGGATTACAAATTGTTGTCGCCGCGCGCATTGGAAGCTCTGAAATCCTGTCAGGAGCGTGTTCGCTTTTTCAAGGGTCTCTCTACATGGATCGGCTTTAAGCAAAGTGCGATCGAATATGAGCCGGAAGCTCGTATTTCCGGTACGACCAAATGGAACTTTCTCAAGCTCCTGAGCTTGTCGTCAGAAGGCATAATTTCCTTCTCAACCGTCCCGCTCAGAGCCACCATGTTCGTAGGGGTTGCAATCGCAATTCCAGCCTCTCTCTATGGGGTCTGGATTGTGCTTTCAGCACTTTTACTCGGCAATGATGTGCCAGGTTACTCTTCTCTGTTCACCGCAACAGTCTTCCTTGGAGGATTGCAGTTGATCCTTCTCGGCGTGGTGGGGGAGTATGTCGGCCACATGTTGCGAGAGCTCAAAGATCGCCCAATTTACATCGTTGCAGATGAAAGCAGCCAACCAGCCAAGACCCCAGAGGTTGCTGATGCGCTTGGTAGCTGA
- a CDS encoding iron ABC transporter permease, whose amino-acid sequence MSMIAGTSAPQWRVDLRAHRSTKTFRIQLLLLFMCICAGLLSLGLGAVHISLDVILNTLFGLEGDKQTYIIWKSRLPRTLIAFLAGASLAVSGVIVQAIIRNPLASPKIMGINSGAALAALGSVMFLPEMPVTYLPVAAALGGIVAAVIVLFSAHVRQVSPARLALVGIAVGMVCDAGVDYLLVTAATLEISNPLVWLTGSLWARTWVHVQSMWIPLLTLMGITMTLSYQLDLQQLGDQTAQGLGQNTGKMRVLLLGVATLLASISVGVVGVIGFIGLISPHISRSLVGGQHRILLPTAALVGALLVVVADAVGRAVAPPIEVSAGILSAMLGAPYFIWIMSRSEKGQSV is encoded by the coding sequence ATGAGCATGATTGCGGGCACATCTGCTCCACAATGGCGGGTTGATTTACGCGCCCACCGCAGCACCAAGACATTTCGCATACAGCTGCTGCTGTTGTTTATGTGCATTTGTGCTGGCCTGTTGAGCCTTGGTCTGGGTGCAGTTCACATTTCGTTGGATGTCATCCTCAACACCCTGTTCGGGCTTGAGGGCGACAAACAGACTTACATCATCTGGAAGTCGCGATTGCCGCGCACTTTGATTGCATTTCTTGCTGGGGCCAGCCTTGCGGTTTCCGGTGTTATTGTGCAGGCGATCATACGCAATCCGTTGGCGAGCCCAAAGATTATGGGCATCAATTCCGGCGCAGCCTTAGCCGCGCTTGGGTCAGTTATGTTTTTGCCAGAAATGCCAGTTACCTACCTGCCAGTGGCGGCGGCATTGGGCGGTATTGTTGCTGCTGTTATCGTCTTGTTTAGTGCGCATGTACGGCAAGTCTCCCCTGCCCGATTAGCGCTTGTTGGTATTGCGGTTGGCATGGTGTGCGATGCGGGTGTGGATTATCTTCTCGTCACCGCTGCTACGCTGGAAATCTCCAACCCTCTTGTCTGGCTCACAGGTTCACTCTGGGCGCGGACCTGGGTGCATGTACAATCCATGTGGATACCGCTGCTGACGTTGATGGGCATCACCATGACGCTTTCCTATCAGCTGGATTTGCAACAACTGGGAGATCAGACCGCGCAGGGCCTTGGTCAAAACACAGGGAAGATGCGCGTTTTGCTGCTGGGTGTTGCCACGTTGCTCGCCAGTATTTCAGTCGGTGTGGTTGGTGTTATCGGATTTATCGGCTTGATATCACCTCATATCAGCCGGTCTCTTGTGGGCGGTCAGCATCGTATTCTCTTACCAACGGCAGCTCTTGTTGGGGCTTTGCTGGTTGTTGTTGCGGATGCAGTCGGGCGTGCTGTCGCTCCCCCCATTGAGGTTTCCGCAGGTATCTTAAGCGCGATGCTTGGCGCGCCTTACTTCATTTGGATCATGAGCAGATCAGAAAAAGGACAGTCCGTATGA
- a CDS encoding glycosyltransferase family 39 protein → MSAWMIDAVVQIFGRSDWLIFGAAEVCTILAILPVVLIVRERFGAKVGGYTALAAFLSHFTTLSAVEYNVNMGFLPFWGWMIYTFLKAEEKDTLLWWTLFGLISAGGMLGKYTAAIFLMSATLWVLLKRRDLLVRPGPYIAAFVFLIALSPHLVWLVKSDFVLIEYALNRTGSGDVAWYQHITMPLRYVGEFIYSVAPMLVALAIAAGWSRIKSLGSEDAIAAARLVWSDPFLFAAVGPVLVISALSLGLGANIKTVWSMPLGVVFAGCIGVAAAHLEASKSTVKQRFLISWGVIYGTLLIVFVAIMVIAPFVKKYPKRMLHDGPALARIVEDLWAKHETKPFEYLVGDHWPGGSVAWYTPSRPSFFERANLSYSPWIDVEDMQSKGAVYVDYKNPTDAISGMCVVDAQKILWPAPGGRIYKKHPEVWIAVLKPSVGPNAVECAGIKK, encoded by the coding sequence ATGTCTGCTTGGATGATTGATGCTGTTGTACAGATTTTCGGGCGTTCAGACTGGCTTATCTTTGGTGCAGCTGAAGTTTGCACCATACTCGCAATCCTGCCTGTTGTTCTCATCGTCCGTGAACGCTTTGGCGCAAAAGTCGGTGGCTATACAGCTCTCGCTGCTTTCCTTAGCCATTTTACGACTCTGTCCGCTGTCGAATATAACGTAAATATGGGTTTCCTGCCGTTCTGGGGTTGGATGATCTATACATTTTTGAAGGCCGAGGAAAAGGATACCCTGTTGTGGTGGACATTATTTGGTCTGATCAGCGCAGGTGGTATGCTTGGAAAATACACTGCTGCGATTTTCCTTATGAGTGCAACCCTATGGGTATTGCTTAAGCGGAGGGATCTGCTTGTAAGGCCGGGTCCTTACATTGCCGCGTTCGTGTTTTTGATCGCGCTCTCTCCCCATCTCGTCTGGTTGGTCAAATCGGATTTCGTCCTGATTGAGTACGCCCTGAACCGTACGGGCAGCGGAGACGTTGCGTGGTACCAGCATATCACCATGCCACTTAGGTATGTTGGTGAGTTTATCTATTCCGTTGCGCCAATGCTTGTCGCTCTTGCCATAGCAGCAGGATGGAGCCGCATAAAGTCGCTAGGTTCTGAAGATGCCATTGCCGCCGCACGTCTTGTCTGGTCGGATCCTTTCCTGTTTGCTGCCGTTGGACCAGTACTGGTAATTTCTGCGCTCTCCTTAGGTCTTGGCGCAAATATTAAAACAGTCTGGTCCATGCCGCTGGGCGTTGTTTTTGCCGGGTGTATAGGTGTCGCCGCAGCACATTTGGAAGCAAGTAAGAGTACGGTCAAACAACGTTTTCTAATTTCGTGGGGCGTGATTTATGGAACCCTGCTCATTGTCTTTGTTGCGATCATGGTCATCGCTCCGTTTGTGAAGAAGTACCCGAAACGGATGTTGCATGATGGGCCAGCTCTGGCTCGTATAGTCGAGGACCTTTGGGCAAAGCACGAAACCAAACCATTTGAATATCTTGTAGGAGATCATTGGCCAGGTGGGTCAGTCGCTTGGTACACACCTTCACGGCCTTCGTTCTTTGAACGCGCAAACCTCTCCTACTCTCCTTGGATTGATGTGGAAGACATGCAGTCAAAAGGCGCTGTGTATGTGGACTACAAAAACCCCACTGATGCCATCTCTGGAATGTGCGTCGTTGATGCCCAGAAAATACTCTGGCCAGCTCCCGGTGGCCGAATTTACAAAAAACACCCTGAAGTTTGGATCGCAGTTTTGAAGCCGTCAGTTGGACCTAATGCTGTTGAATGTGCAGGAATAAAGAAATGA
- a CDS encoding cysteine protease StiP domain-containing protein, protein MLDNAILSSGTYHPSDVLFLLKQVAIEPTPVDEKERLIQTGAAHYSEMISQERRPDEHYLELFEQARSRGDVRIAREIVGLAKAIKMRIAKGELDAQITLCSLVRAGVPYGVLLHRELKATGVDCQHYGVSIIRDKGLDTNAMRYITSRRNIDGILFVDGWTGKGAISRELETSWQAFAGTNPELVVLADPSGFATMSGSHEDWLIPSGILGANISGLISRSILSKDLIAPGDFHGYIPVNHLADIDVSRAFVDRISSLCETERESCGAIINGPTTLKQLRQNTMHCVHLVAKLNQVDNLNRIKPGISEATRAILRRKPKKVYIRSQEDEDLSALIHLCQTGQVPLEVSPTLTGPFRAITLIEKMS, encoded by the coding sequence GTGCTAGATAACGCCATTTTAAGCTCCGGAACCTACCATCCATCTGACGTTTTGTTCCTGCTCAAGCAGGTCGCTATCGAGCCTACGCCGGTGGACGAAAAAGAACGACTGATTCAGACGGGTGCTGCTCATTACTCTGAAATGATTTCGCAGGAGCGCCGGCCTGATGAACATTATCTGGAGCTTTTTGAGCAGGCACGCAGTCGTGGTGACGTCCGCATAGCACGGGAAATTGTTGGGCTTGCAAAGGCCATCAAAATGCGGATTGCCAAGGGCGAACTGGATGCGCAGATAACTTTGTGTTCCTTGGTGCGCGCAGGTGTTCCCTATGGTGTGCTGCTGCATCGCGAACTTAAAGCCACGGGCGTTGATTGCCAGCATTACGGGGTTTCTATCATCCGCGATAAAGGCCTTGATACCAATGCAATGCGCTATATTACAAGCCGTCGTAATATAGATGGCATCCTCTTTGTGGATGGCTGGACCGGCAAGGGTGCCATATCTCGCGAGCTGGAAACCAGTTGGCAGGCATTTGCGGGTACCAATCCTGAACTTGTTGTGCTGGCGGACCCGTCTGGGTTTGCAACCATGTCAGGTTCACATGAGGATTGGCTCATTCCCTCAGGCATTCTAGGTGCCAACATCTCAGGGCTGATTAGTCGGTCTATTCTATCAAAGGATCTCATCGCACCCGGTGATTTTCATGGATACATTCCGGTGAACCATCTGGCAGACATCGATGTGAGCCGAGCCTTCGTGGACCGGATTTCCAGCCTTTGCGAGACAGAGCGTGAGAGTTGCGGCGCAATCATCAATGGTCCGACGACACTCAAGCAGTTACGCCAGAATACGATGCATTGTGTGCATCTGGTTGCAAAACTAAATCAGGTGGACAATCTCAACCGGATAAAACCTGGGATTTCTGAAGCAACCCGCGCAATTTTGCGGCGTAAACCCAAGAAAGTCTATATTCGTTCGCAGGAAGACGAAGATTTGAGTGCCTTGATACATCTGTGCCAAACAGGCCAGGTTCCCCTTGAGGTATCCCCCACACTGACTGGTCCTTTTCGGGCGATTACATTAATTGAGAAGATGTCGTAA
- a CDS encoding ABZJ_00895 family protein yields MKKVQRSLWFYLSTFIVAYALMQTATNILVFHYGIKSALSVLAELGVPVLIVAGLYVHKEKKAPAGSQYWALFVGSLTCSIPISMVAKNIVLTGSVAGDLAGPFQAMQYNAMGLLFIIDLVIRALAFGLGYGFCARFIFDAMQKTRDTT; encoded by the coding sequence ATGAAAAAAGTTCAACGCTCCCTCTGGTTCTATCTTAGCACCTTCATTGTTGCGTATGCCCTGATGCAAACCGCTACCAATATTCTGGTGTTTCACTACGGAATTAAATCGGCTTTGAGCGTATTGGCGGAGCTAGGTGTACCTGTTTTAATTGTTGCCGGTCTTTACGTGCATAAAGAGAAAAAAGCCCCTGCTGGATCGCAGTATTGGGCGCTTTTTGTTGGGTCTCTCACATGCAGTATCCCAATTAGCATGGTGGCGAAAAATATAGTGCTAACGGGAAGCGTAGCTGGAGATCTGGCAGGACCTTTTCAAGCCATGCAATACAATGCAATGGGTCTCCTCTTCATCATTGATCTCGTCATTCGTGCGCTTGCTTTCGGGCTTGGTTATGGCTTTTGTGCAAGATTTATTTTTGACGCTATGCAGAAGACTCGAGACACCACTTAA